A segment of the Candidatus Neomarinimicrobiota bacterium genome:
GGTTTGTCACTTTCTGATTGGTAAAAGCTTATCAATTTTTTAAAAATTAGTCTATCTATAACACCTTCTACTAACACGACTTTATCAGCAAAAAATAACTTTTCATTATTGTAGCTGTTCACTATATGAAGGATATCTCTTACTTGAGGTAAATATTCTTCTCTTATTTTTATGCTTTTGCTCGTCCCTGTATCATCCCTGTATATTCTTATTACGTTGGAGATCGTCTTTTCATCTATAAAAATAGCTGAATGTGTAGATACAATAAATTGATTGCTAGTCTTGATACTTAGTTCTACAAAAAGCTCTATTAGTAACTTCTGCCACTGCGGATGCAAATGTAGGTCTGGCTCATCAATAATAATTAATCCATTACTAATATTAAGGGCAAAAATACCTAGTAAGAAATTCATTATTTCTTTTTCACCAGAACTCGCTTGTGAGAGTGAGAATTCTTTTCCATCCTTTTTTAGAGTGATTTTATAAATATTTATATCAGGATTTTCAGGATTTATATCCCAATCATAGTTCAACTTTTTCAAATATCCAGTAATTAACTTGACTTCTTCATCATTTATCCAGTGATTATGGTAGCCATTATTTTTTGCACTTATTTCCATTCTTCTTCTTTTTTGAGAAAAATAGAAACACGCTAATTCTATCGCTGAAGATATAGACTTTGAAGTGGATTTTGCATAACTCTGATATAACTGATAAAAATTTCGGGCTGAAAGATTGGTCTGTAAATTGCTTACATCCATTGCTCTATACGGGGAAAAATAAAGATAAATTGGTTTTAAATTTATTTCTTCTTCGGAAAGAATCAGGAAAAGTTCAAAGTTATTTAGATAGCTTAAATAAGCTTTTTCATTATTTCCAGCTGGATTGGGTGGTTGATACTTTTGTATGATATATCTCAACTCCATTCCTTCTCTTAAATCGCTATTTTCAAAATTTTGGCAAACAGATTCTATGTTTCCAATAAAATTATATCCATTTCTGTATTTCCTTAAATTCCCTTTTAAAATTTCTTTCTTGAGTTTTATCTCATTTATATTCTTAACGTCTTCCATAGTTAACTCGAAAACAATTTCTATTGATGAGATATTACTCTCATTGCCAATAAATTTATCTAAGTAATTTTGTATTGGATTAAAAAGCGGGGATTTTTGAATGTTCCTAAAAAATCCTGTTTGATCACTCTGATCAATAACAGTGAATACTTCCACAAAATAATGTCTAATTACTATTGTTATAATATCAAGTAAGTTACTTTTACCTCCAGCATTAGGCCCTATCAAAATATTGAAGCCTTTATCAAATTCAATAGTAGTTCTTTCTCTAAAGCTTCTTATATTTTCAATTGTAATACTTTTTAACTTCATTTTATACACCTCCTTGCTCATAGAGCACGGTCAAAATGTCGTCTAACGGTGCGGCGGGTATCTGAAGTCTGAGCGTAGTGAGGATTTGGGCTAAGATACGAAGCATCGTAGCCAGATACCCGCTTGTTATCTGATGTTGCAGGCTTCTATGTTTTTTAGGGATACCACTTCCTCTTAGTTCGATAATGAACGTAGTAATGCCAAAGGAAATTATGAACCGCTGCCAATCCAAATCCAAAACCGTGTTTCTGTAATCTATCTTTCAATTTTTCCTCGTATAATCTCTTGCAAATTTCATTAATATATACATAACCATTTGCGGTATCGTTCTTGATCAAAATATCTGTGATCTTCAAATGCCTGAGTGCTTTAGAAACGTTTTTTTCAAGAACAACATATTCATTTGGATGCGCGCCTGCAAGAAGCTGAGTGATAAAGAAAATACCACCCCCCCCTTAAGTAGAGATCTCCTTTTCTGTCCAACATCTGATTAATATTAATAACGGGTTCACCCTTGAAATCACGGATAAATTTAAGAACTTTTTTGAATTTATTAAAATCATTATCAATTTGTTTGAACAGCTTATTCCTATTTGGGGGTTTCATCATTACGTTATCTCTCAAAGCATTCTTTAACTTATGTGGGGAGATAGAATCTATCTGTTTGAACACTTTATTAAATAACTGTTTGGATGCATCATCGTGCCATTTTGTGTCCTCCAAAAATTTACTTTCATTTTTAAGTCCAATAAAAAACAAATCAATCAAATTATCGATTTGAGGGGGAAAAGAAATGTATTCTACACCCGTTTTCAAATATTCGGAAGAAGGCTTTGGTGGAAAGTTTTGAAGAGGAATACTTTTTCCTTGCGAATTCCCCGTGCTATAAAACTGAAACGAACTCCCATCTGTAACACAAAAGAAAGGTACATTAAGTATAAGGCTGTATGACTCTGCCTGTGGAATAGCCTCATGGTCTAGACTGGCACCCTTTTTTTTAACTTCGATAAGCAACCATGGAACTGCTCTTTGACCTTGTTAAATATAGCAAACATAATCTGCCCAAACCGTAGACATACCAATTTGGATAGGAACACGACCATAAGAACTTATTAGCTTTTCAGGCCAACCATATTTGTCTCGAAAATAAGGCAAGACCTTTTTGATAGCGATTTCATATTCGTTCATTATCGTTCACCTTCTTGATTTCTCGAGCCTGCAATTTCTGATAACTCGTTCATATCCGAACTTTTCGAATATGTTCCCGAATGATAAGTATATGCGAATAGTTCGCATATACTTCCTTCTAGATGATCATTTCTCTTTGTTTTTATCCTCATATTTCACACCTTTTTTAAAAGATTATCAAGAGGGTTTTTTATCGTAGAAAGATTTTTTGTGCTCACATGGGTATAAATCTCAGTTGTTTTATTATGCCTGTGACGAACATATCTCGGATCTGTTCTGCTATATAATAAATGAGTGGCAAAACTTTTTCTTAAAGCATGAATTTTAACATCACTAAATGAATTAGATTGCTTCTTGGCTTTGTCCTTCGCAATGACGGGGTAGGTTGCAGCTTGCAGTGTGGGATCTACGCAAATTTCTTTGTCTTCAAAGGTTTTAGAGTCATACTCTAATGTATTATCACTATTTGGGGAGCTAAGGTATTTACCAGAAGGGTGTAAACAAGAGTCTTGAATAGTTTTTGTTTTTTCAATAGTATAAGCATCATACAAAAAGTAATCCCTGATTTCACTCGAATTAATTTTATGAACATGAATCAGATGCATTTATTTCTATTTTATCTTATCAAATTATAATAATAAAAAACTTTCCAAAAATCAAACTGTTTTTTTATCCTTTTTCTGGAGTTGAGTAATCTAAGGGTATTTTTGTATCCGGTACAAGGCGTCACAGGAGTGATTAACAAATTTATCCTGAAGATTTCAGTCTATGATATTTGAGATGCGATATATGTTCTTTGTTCGAATTTCATCGGCAAATGAGCTTGTAAGAGATAACCAATGGCAGTAAATTATTGCGTTTTTATAACAGATGGACGAAAAAAGCTTTCACAAAAATAAGGAGAGACGCAATGATAGAACTAAAAAAAGACGCTGAATTTGCTTTGCTGGTGCCAACGAGTATGGGAGTGAGAATTACTCCGCTATTTAACCAGCCTGTGCATACGAGTCCGCTTTATTATATGCAGGCTACCAGTGCAGAATCCAATGTGGCCAGTATTTCTTCTTTTCTGGGAATGAAGGTTAAGGTTTTGACTGCTTTTGTGCAGGGTAGCCCAATTGCGCGGTTCATCAAAGATGACCTGAAGAAGAGAGGAATTGAGGTCGAGGCCAAAGAGGTACCGCAGGGTGGACCCTGGGGCTATCGGCATCAGTTCAATATTGCAGATACAGGATACGGTACACGTGGACCACGTGTGCACAACGATCGTGCGGGGGAAGTCGGTCGTACGCTAAGTGCGAAAGATTTTGATCTGGATCGAATTTTTGGAAAAGAAGGAGTCCAAATAATTCATATGTCTGGTCTGATTGCTGCGCTTTCTCCAGAGACTGGAGAATTTTGTCTACAACTAGGAGAAACTGCGAAAAAATATGGCACTCGAATTTCTTTTGATTTGAACTACAGAGCTTCTTTCTGGAAAGGGCGTGAAAAAGAACTTCGAAAAATATTTACTCGCATTGCCAGTATTGCTGATATTCTGGTTGGTAATGAAGAAGATTTCCAACTTGCATTAGGAATACCCGGGCCAGAAACAGGGGGGAAAGATCTTTTGAGCAAAATTGATAGTTTTAAAGAAATGATCGGCAAGGTGCAAAAGGAATATCCTTCTGCATCGGTTTTTGGAACAACACTTCGAGAAGTATTGAGTGTAGAAAGCCACCTTTGGGGAGCAATACTTTCTGTAGATGATTCCTGGTATGAGGTTAGACCACGTGAAATTACTGTTCTTGACAGGATTGGTGGAGGGGATGGCTTTGTTGGAGGACTTCTCTACGCGATTCTCAAAGGTTGGGAACCTGAAAAATGGATACAATTTGGATGGGCTTGCGGAGCATTGGCGACCACATTGCTTACGGATTATGCACAACCCCTCAATGAAGAAGAGGTCTGGAGTATTTGGGAAGGTAACCCGAGGGTAAAGCGATAAGC
Coding sequences within it:
- a CDS encoding AAA family ATPase, coding for MKLKSITIENIRSFRERTTIEFDKGFNILIGPNAGGKSNLLDIITIVIRHYFVEVFTVIDQSDQTGFFRNIQKSPLFNPIQNYLDKFIGNESNISSIEIVFELTMEDVKNINEIKLKKEILKGNLRKYRNGYNFIGNIESVCQNFENSDLREGMELRYIIQKYQPPNPAGNNEKAYLSYLNNFELFLILSEEEINLKPIYLYFSPYRAMDVSNLQTNLSARNFYQLYQSYAKSTSKSISSAIELACFYFSQKRRRMEISAKNNGYHNHWINDEEVKLITGYLKKLNYDWDINPENPDINIYKITLKKDGKEFSLSQASSGEKEIMNFLLGIFALNISNGLIIIDEPDLHLHPQWQKLLIELFVELSIKTSNQFIVSTHSAIFIDEKTISNVIRIYRDDTGTSKSIKIREEYLPQVRDILHIVNSYNNEKLFFADKVVLVEGVIDRLIFKKLISFYQSESDKPQVVEVLDVGGKHNFDKYEQLLEEINCEYYIIADLDYVKELAEKDENHKIKALFNIDYSSIDKAIKYKKSLNGKRLSEIIEDAIKVNKITEELKSLWNYMKDRHLKLKDGLTEKDINELREYINQKEEKNIFILYGGDKFEYGEIEDFLPDGYKNSNGVIEFTKSDNFKNWFEENAVERRRLKEIVYKILEINEGIK
- a CDS encoding type I restriction enzyme HsdR N-terminal domain-containing protein, which translates into the protein MLIEVKKKGASLDHEAIPQAESYSLILNVPFFCVTDGSSFQFYSTGNSQGKSIPLQNFPPKPSSEYLKTGVEYISFPPQIDNLIDLFFIGLKNESKFLEDTKWHDDASKQLFNKVFKQIDSISPHKLKNALRDNVMMKPPNRNKLFKQIDNDFNKFKKVLKFIRDFKGEPVININQMLDRKGDLYLRGGWYFLYHSASCRRASK
- a CDS encoding tyrosine-type recombinase/integrase, whose protein sequence is MHLIHVHKINSSEIRDYFLYDAYTIEKTKTIQDSCLHPSGKYLSSPNSDNTLEYDSKTFEDKEICVDPTLQAATYPVIAKDKAKKQSNSFSDVKIHALRKSFATHLLYSRTDPRYVRHRHNKTTEIYTHVSTKNLSTIKNPLDNLLKKV
- a CDS encoding sugar kinase, whose product is MIELKKDAEFALLVPTSMGVRITPLFNQPVHTSPLYYMQATSAESNVASISSFLGMKVKVLTAFVQGSPIARFIKDDLKKRGIEVEAKEVPQGGPWGYRHQFNIADTGYGTRGPRVHNDRAGEVGRTLSAKDFDLDRIFGKEGVQIIHMSGLIAALSPETGEFCLQLGETAKKYGTRISFDLNYRASFWKGREKELRKIFTRIASIADILVGNEEDFQLALGIPGPETGGKDLLSKIDSFKEMIGKVQKEYPSASVFGTTLREVLSVESHLWGAILSVDDSWYEVRPREITVLDRIGGGDGFVGGLLYAILKGWEPEKWIQFGWACGALATTLLTDYAQPLNEEEVWSIWEGNPRVKR